In Pleurocapsa sp. PCC 7319, the following are encoded in one genomic region:
- a CDS encoding UDP-N-acetylmuramoyl-L-alanyl-D-glutamate--2,6-diaminopimelate ligase, producing MKLRELLAKVNLQQPEHFALDLEVNRVCTNSHACQKGDLFIGMPGTRVDGGEFWQSAMGQGAIAAVVTPQAADKQPPTADVCVIKAEDMISTCSAIAAAFYNYPTSKLNTVGVTGTNGKTTTSHLIEYFLCRAKHPTALLGTLYTRWQGYSQIATHTTPFAVELQSQLSEAVKAGNEYAVMEVSSHALAQGRVKGCGFEVGVFTNLTQDHLDYHQDMEDYFLAKSLLFSPEYLNGKAIINLDDPYGQRLIKQLDSSQVWTYSVNNQSADLYTSDLDYQPTGVSGKLHTPAGKVAFNSPLVGQFNLANLLAAVGTALHLGVDLKILTDSLPHFSGVPGRMERVQINPNQDISVIVDYAHTPDSLKNLLQAARPFISGKMICVFGCGGDRDRTKRPLMGKIAAELADVAVVTSDNPRTENPEQILKDVVAGIPDTVEPIVIGDRAKAIATAIQDAQPGDGVLIAGKGHEDYQILGTEKIHFDDREQAREALKHR from the coding sequence ATGAAGCTGCGCGAATTATTAGCCAAAGTAAATCTTCAGCAACCAGAACACTTTGCCCTAGATTTGGAAGTCAACCGAGTATGCACTAATTCTCATGCGTGCCAAAAGGGTGATTTGTTTATTGGCATGCCTGGTACAAGAGTTGATGGAGGAGAATTTTGGCAAAGTGCAATGGGGCAAGGGGCGATCGCGGCAGTGGTAACACCTCAAGCTGCCGACAAACAGCCTCCTACAGCAGATGTCTGTGTAATTAAAGCTGAAGATATGATTTCTACCTGTAGTGCGATCGCTGCCGCTTTTTATAATTATCCTACAAGCAAGCTCAACACTGTCGGTGTAACAGGAACAAACGGTAAAACAACAACTAGTCATCTAATTGAGTATTTTTTATGTCGAGCAAAACATCCCACCGCACTGCTGGGGACTTTGTACACTCGTTGGCAAGGATATAGCCAAATTGCAACTCATACAACTCCTTTTGCAGTGGAATTGCAATCTCAATTATCTGAGGCGGTAAAAGCCGGCAATGAATATGCTGTCATGGAAGTTAGTTCTCACGCTTTAGCTCAGGGCAGGGTCAAAGGTTGTGGATTTGAGGTAGGAGTCTTTACTAACTTGACTCAGGATCATCTTGACTATCATCAAGACATGGAGGACTATTTTCTAGCCAAGTCTCTATTGTTTAGCCCTGAATATTTAAATGGTAAAGCAATCATTAATTTAGACGATCCTTATGGTCAACGTTTAATTAAACAGCTAGATAGTAGTCAAGTTTGGACTTACAGCGTTAATAACCAGTCTGCTGATTTATACACTAGCGATTTAGATTATCAGCCTACAGGAGTTAGTGGGAAGTTGCACACTCCGGCAGGAAAAGTAGCTTTTAATTCCCCTTTGGTTGGTCAATTTAATTTAGCCAATCTACTCGCAGCAGTCGGTACAGCTTTACATTTGGGAGTAGATTTGAAAATTCTTACAGACAGCCTTCCCCACTTTTCTGGCGTCCCAGGGAGGATGGAACGGGTGCAAATTAATCCCAATCAAGATATTAGCGTTATTGTCGATTATGCCCATACTCCTGATAGCCTTAAAAATTTGTTGCAAGCTGCTCGACCTTTCATTAGTGGCAAAATGATTTGTGTCTTTGGTTGCGGAGGCGATCGCGATCGCACTAAACGTCCCTTGATGGGTAAAATTGCCGCAGAGCTGGCAGATGTTGCAGTAGTAACTTCCGACAACCCCCGTACAGAAAATCCAGAACAGATCTTAAAAGATGTGGTGGCGGGAATTCCTGATACTGTTGAGCCAATTGTCATCGGCGACCGGGCGAAGGCGATCGCAACTGCCATTCAAGATGCACAACCAGGAGACGGAGTTCTAATTGCTGGCAAAGGACATGAAGATTATCAGATTTTGGGTACAGAAAAAATTCATTTTGACGATCGCGAACAAGCAAGAGAGGCTCTGAAGCACCGCTAG
- a CDS encoding DUF2811 domain-containing protein gives MNQTSCISVEAEINSELHKSLLKYLDCHPYWDLNRVLNASLSLFMMQNWSQENGLKQQDYDTCSRVYLDSIFYEHHTHRRYEQNN, from the coding sequence ATGAATCAAACATCTTGCATCAGCGTAGAAGCAGAAATTAACAGTGAGCTACATAAATCTCTGCTCAAGTATCTAGACTGTCATCCCTACTGGGATTTAAATCGAGTGCTTAATGCCTCTTTATCCCTATTTATGATGCAGAACTGGAGTCAAGAAAATGGCTTAAAACAGCAGGATTATGATACTTGTAGTCGTGTTTACCTTGATAGTATTTTTTATGAACACCATACTCATAGGCGTTATGAACAGAACAATTAA
- the glyQ gene encoding glycine--tRNA ligase subunit alpha: MSLSFQELIATLNNFWSDRGCIITQPYDTEKGAGTKNPSTFLRAIGPEPWAVAYVEPCRRPSDGRYGENPNRFQQYYQYQVLIKPSPDNIQEIYLDSLRALGINPEDHDVRFVEDNWEDAAVGAWGAGWEVWLDGMEVTQFTYFQQCGGIDCNPVSIEITYGLERLAMYLQDVDAFTKIRWNDQLSYGDIFLQAEIEQCTYNFEASDPDLLFNLFSLYEKEAKQLIDRGLVIPSLDYVLKCSHTFNLLDARGVIAVTERTRYIGRIRSMARQVAQLYLEQRESLGFPLQKIA; this comes from the coding sequence ATGTCTTTATCATTTCAAGAACTGATTGCTACCCTCAATAATTTTTGGAGCGATCGCGGTTGCATCATCACTCAGCCTTATGACACTGAAAAAGGGGCTGGAACCAAAAATCCGAGTACCTTTCTCAGGGCAATTGGTCCAGAACCTTGGGCTGTTGCCTATGTTGAGCCTTGCAGGAGACCCTCTGACGGAAGATATGGTGAAAATCCCAATCGTTTCCAGCAATACTATCAATATCAAGTGCTGATTAAACCTTCGCCAGACAATATCCAGGAAATTTATCTAGATTCTCTAAGGGCATTGGGCATTAATCCAGAAGATCATGATGTTCGTTTTGTTGAAGATAATTGGGAAGATGCTGCAGTCGGTGCTTGGGGTGCTGGTTGGGAAGTATGGTTAGACGGAATGGAAGTAACGCAATTTACTTATTTTCAGCAATGTGGCGGAATTGACTGTAATCCTGTGTCGATTGAAATTACCTATGGTTTGGAAAGACTGGCAATGTATTTACAAGATGTAGATGCCTTTACCAAAATCAGATGGAATGATCAGCTGTCTTACGGAGATATTTTCCTCCAGGCAGAAATAGAGCAGTGTACTTATAATTTTGAAGCGTCTGACCCCGACTTATTATTTAATCTTTTTAGTCTTTACGAGAAGGAAGCTAAGCAGCTAATTGATCGAGGTTTAGTCATTCCCAGCTTAGATTATGTTTTGAAATGTTCCCATACTTTTAACTTGTTAGATGCCAGGGGAGTTATCGCTGTGACGGAAAGGACTAGGTATATTGGCAGAATTCGTAGTATGGCTCGGCAAGTAGCTCAATTATATTTAGAACAAAGAGAAAGTTTGGGATTTCCTTTGCAAAAAATTGCTTAG
- a CDS encoding glutaredoxin family protein — translation MYLILYSKPGCHLCAGLQEKLAQVSNVQFDLEIRDINTREDWFAAYEYEIPVLCQKLPEGEKILPRLSPRASVAKLEQMLQKNLIISE, via the coding sequence ATGTATCTGATCCTCTACAGTAAACCTGGTTGTCATTTATGTGCAGGATTGCAAGAGAAACTTGCGCAAGTTAGCAATGTCCAATTTGACCTAGAAATAAGAGATATTAACACCCGCGAAGACTGGTTTGCCGCTTACGAATACGAAATACCAGTACTTTGTCAAAAGTTGCCTGAAGGGGAAAAAATCTTACCCCGCTTATCTCCCCGTGCCTCTGTAGCCAAATTGGAGCAAATGTTACAGAAAAATTTAATAATATCAGAGTAA
- a CDS encoding pentapeptide repeat-containing protein, with protein sequence MKIGNKKLQRSFYRILLAVGGTTILIALILVIETVFGAEKACQNTESWLFCQIRESVLLSIVEGFSILVAVWLFFLEAPERDKQAHYEAWKTIDSANGLRNSYARLQALQDLNDDRVSLSGFNAPEADLRGINLAGADLSNAYLSGADLSNANLSNANLSHANLVETKLINTKLNNCNLTGANLTHSNFIEAELQDVDFVGANIVGANFVRANLAQAYFGDVNFNGCLLTDANLHKTKFFGVENLTVEQIKDSKNWSEGLYDAKMLAKLNSVS encoded by the coding sequence ATGAAAATTGGCAATAAAAAACTTCAACGTTCTTTTTATCGAATTCTCTTAGCTGTGGGAGGAACTACCATTTTGATTGCCTTAATCCTGGTAATTGAAACTGTTTTTGGGGCGGAAAAGGCTTGTCAAAACACTGAATCATGGCTTTTCTGTCAGATTAGAGAGTCGGTGTTGTTGAGTATTGTTGAAGGATTTAGTATTTTGGTCGCAGTTTGGCTATTTTTTCTCGAAGCTCCAGAAAGAGACAAACAAGCTCACTACGAAGCCTGGAAAACTATTGACTCGGCTAATGGTTTGAGAAATAGCTACGCGCGATTGCAAGCTCTACAAGACCTAAACGATGATCGAGTTTCTCTTAGCGGTTTTAATGCTCCCGAAGCTGACTTAAGGGGAATTAACTTAGCGGGAGCAGATTTAAGTAATGCCTATTTATCAGGAGCAGATTTAAGTAACGCCAATCTGAGTAACGCCAATTTAAGCCATGCCAATTTAGTAGAAACCAAACTAATTAATACTAAACTTAATAACTGTAATCTCACCGGAGCAAATCTCACCCATAGCAATTTTATAGAAGCAGAACTACAAGATGTAGATTTTGTCGGTGCCAATATTGTTGGTGCCAATTTTGTACGTGCTAATTTAGCTCAAGCTTACTTCGGCGACGTTAATTTTAATGGGTGCCTACTGACTGATGCCAACTTACACAAAACCAAGTTTTTCGGCGTAGAAAACCTGACTGTAGAACAGATTAAGGACTCAAAAAACTGGTCGGAAGGTCTTTATGATGCCAAAATGCTTGCTAAGCTAAATTCAGTTTCTTGA